From Planococcus halocryophilus, the proteins below share one genomic window:
- a CDS encoding RluA family pseudouridine synthase, which produces MTWSYEIKDEGMTVEELLRTEWGLGKKVVHQMRMAKSVKNDKFQEVIWKEPLPKGTVLQFDLPPADSPYEPKHDVELPVLFEDDHFIVARKPKGMATHPNEVGQTDTFINAILGHIIRNGGSYGEHVHRLDQGTSGLLMVAKHPVAKNVLDRMLEQKQLVRDYEAVVKGKVHNKSGTIDFAIGRDRHHPTRRMVSQTGQSAVTHYRVLKLMEGKSLLHLTLETGRTHQIRTHLSHIGHPIVGDTLYDGPPTQDGAYHLHAFRMSFIHPFTNEKVVVEDTAR; this is translated from the coding sequence ATGACGTGGAGTTACGAAATTAAAGACGAAGGTATGACCGTAGAAGAATTACTAAGAACTGAATGGGGTCTTGGCAAGAAAGTAGTCCATCAAATGCGTATGGCCAAAAGCGTAAAAAATGATAAATTCCAAGAAGTAATTTGGAAAGAGCCATTACCAAAAGGAACTGTCTTGCAATTTGACTTGCCTCCCGCAGACTCACCTTACGAACCAAAGCACGATGTTGAGCTACCTGTACTTTTTGAAGACGACCACTTTATCGTGGCTCGCAAACCAAAAGGCATGGCGACACACCCGAACGAAGTAGGGCAAACAGACACGTTTATCAATGCTATTCTTGGCCACATAATCCGCAACGGCGGATCATATGGTGAGCATGTACACCGCTTAGACCAAGGAACTTCTGGCTTGTTGATGGTTGCTAAACACCCTGTCGCTAAAAACGTCTTAGACCGCATGTTAGAACAAAAACAATTAGTGCGTGATTACGAAGCTGTTGTAAAAGGCAAAGTTCACAATAAATCTGGCACAATTGATTTCGCAATTGGTCGTGATCGCCATCACCCAACGCGTCGTATGGTTTCACAAACAGGCCAAAGTGCTGTCACTCATTACCGCGTGTTAAAATTAATGGAAGGCAAATCTTTGCTTCATTTAACACTTGAAACAGGACGCACACATCAAATCCGTACACACCTTTCTCATATCGGTCATCCGATTGTTGGAGACACATTATACGACGGACCGCCAACACAAGACGGCGCTTATCATTTACACGCATTCCGCATGTCGTTCATCCACCCTTTCACCAATGAAAAAGTAGTGGTTGAAGATACCGCAAGATAA
- a CDS encoding thioredoxin family protein produces the protein MKKLLIIAGIVVVVFAGIILLTNQANDSKLANNPYDTDDLNQATIDQLDDENYQNLILPADLEKKIASGEPTTVYFYSPLCGYCKETTPILMPVAEDMDVDVLQYNLLEYEEEAAPYQIEATPTLVHYEDGKEVSRWVGAQPKENIELFFNDVVKK, from the coding sequence ATGAAAAAATTGTTAATCATCGCAGGAATCGTCGTTGTTGTTTTCGCAGGGATTATTTTATTAACCAACCAAGCGAACGACAGTAAATTGGCGAATAACCCTTATGATACAGACGATTTAAACCAAGCAACCATTGACCAATTAGATGATGAGAATTATCAGAATCTCATTTTGCCTGCCGATTTAGAAAAGAAAATTGCTAGCGGTGAGCCAACTACAGTTTATTTTTACAGCCCACTATGTGGCTATTGCAAAGAAACGACACCTATCTTGATGCCAGTTGCTGAAGATATGGATGTAGACGTGTTGCAGTATAATCTGTTAGAGTATGAAGAAGAAGCTGCACCATACCAGATTGAAGCAACACCAACTTTGGTTCATTATGAAGACGGTAAAGAAGTTTCGCGCTGGGTCGGCGCACAGCCGAAAGAAAATATTGAACTATTTTTCAATGATGTAGTTAAAAAATAA
- a CDS encoding disulfide oxidoreductase produces MTKRQENVLLSMWIVALIATAGSLYFSEIRGYAPCELCWIQRIFMYPLVIVLGVAFVQKNVRIATTALVLSIIGGGISIYHYSLQKLDFLADTAPSCGLVPCTGEYINLFGFITIPFLALTAFILIAGMSIYLLKTLKEEK; encoded by the coding sequence ATGACTAAACGCCAGGAAAATGTTTTGCTCTCCATGTGGATTGTAGCGCTTATTGCTACGGCAGGTTCACTTTATTTTTCTGAAATTCGCGGCTATGCTCCGTGCGAACTTTGCTGGATTCAACGCATATTCATGTATCCACTTGTTATTGTTCTCGGCGTCGCTTTTGTCCAGAAAAATGTTCGAATTGCAACGACTGCATTGGTTTTATCAATTATTGGTGGTGGAATCTCCATTTACCACTATAGCTTGCAAAAACTTGATTTCTTAGCGGACACGGCACCTTCATGTGGACTCGTTCCATGTACCGGAGAATACATCAATCTCTTTGGCTTTATCACCATTCCTTTTTTAGCATTGACCGCATTTATTTTAATTGCTGGAATGAGCATTTATTTATTGAAGACCCTTAAGGAGGAAAAGTAA
- a CDS encoding carbon-nitrogen hydrolase family protein: protein MSEQFDLSHFEKSMIIREMTYADINPILEMQRLCFPGMDPWKEEQLRSHLGVFPQGQLVAELDGTVIGSCSSLLINFDEYDDRHTWDDVTDAGYITNHNPDGYNMYGIEVMVHPEYRRMKVGQRLYEARKELARELNLKSIIIGGRIPNYHKHADEMSPREYVDSVSRHKIYDPVLTFQLMNNFQLMRINPNYLQDDVASGKYATLMEWNNVDYKPISKRHFKTSLPVRICVVQYLMRAITSFDDLANQVEYFVDVASDAHSDFVVFPEIFTTQLMSFLNEPSPSQAVRKLTEYTPQYIELFTDLAVRYNINIIGGSHFVKEEDDEIYNIAYLFRRDGSIDKQYKIHITPNERKWWGISAGDSVRVFDTDCGKIAIQICYDIEFPELARIATDMGANIIFTPFCTEDRQGYLRVRYCAQARAVENQIYTVISGTVGNLPQTENMDIQYAQSGIFAPSDFEFARDGIVGETNPNLEMVLIGDVDLEILRRQRQNGTVKQLKDRRHDVYRVEYKKD from the coding sequence GTGTCAGAACAATTCGATTTATCCCATTTTGAAAAAAGCATGATCATTCGCGAAATGACTTATGCCGATATAAATCCCATCTTGGAAATGCAGCGTTTATGCTTTCCCGGTATGGATCCATGGAAAGAAGAACAATTAAGAAGTCATTTAGGCGTTTTTCCACAAGGCCAGCTTGTAGCTGAGCTAGATGGCACAGTGATTGGTTCATGTTCAAGTTTACTTATTAACTTTGACGAATACGATGACCGCCATACATGGGATGATGTAACAGATGCTGGTTACATAACAAATCATAATCCCGATGGTTATAATATGTATGGAATTGAAGTAATGGTCCATCCAGAATACCGCCGGATGAAAGTCGGACAACGTTTATACGAAGCTCGCAAAGAGCTAGCACGCGAATTAAACTTAAAATCGATTATCATCGGTGGACGCATTCCAAATTACCATAAACATGCGGATGAAATGTCTCCACGTGAGTATGTAGATTCTGTTTCACGTCATAAAATTTATGATCCTGTTTTAACATTCCAGTTAATGAACAACTTCCAATTGATGCGCATTAATCCGAACTACTTGCAAGATGATGTAGCGTCAGGCAAATACGCAACCTTAATGGAATGGAATAACGTTGATTACAAACCGATTTCTAAACGTCATTTTAAAACAAGTTTACCGGTTCGTATTTGTGTTGTGCAGTATTTAATGCGTGCCATCACATCATTCGATGACTTGGCTAACCAAGTTGAATATTTTGTAGATGTTGCATCAGATGCACATTCAGATTTTGTCGTATTCCCTGAAATTTTCACGACGCAGTTAATGTCGTTCTTGAACGAGCCATCGCCAAGTCAAGCTGTACGTAAACTGACAGAGTACACGCCACAATATATCGAGTTGTTTACAGACTTAGCAGTCCGTTACAACATCAATATTATTGGCGGTTCTCATTTCGTTAAAGAAGAAGACGATGAAATTTACAACATTGCTTATTTATTCCGCCGTGACGGTTCGATCGACAAGCAATACAAAATTCATATCACCCCAAATGAGCGTAAATGGTGGGGGATTTCTGCAGGAGATTCTGTTCGCGTTTTCGATACGGATTGTGGGAAAATCGCTATCCAAATTTGTTACGATATCGAATTCCCAGAACTGGCACGTATTGCGACAGACATGGGCGCCAATATTATTTTCACGCCGTTCTGTACAGAAGATCGTCAAGGCTATTTACGTGTTCGTTATTGCGCACAAGCACGTGCTGTGGAAAACCAAATTTACACCGTTATTTCTGGTACGGTTGGCAACTTGCCACAAACTGAAAATATGGACATCCAATATGCACAGTCCGGTATTTTTGCACCATCCGATTTCGAGTTTGCGCGTGACGGTATTGTCGGAGAAACCAATCCAAACCTTGAAATGGTCTTGATTGGGGATGTCGATTTAGAAATCTTGCGTCGTCAACGTCAAAACGGTACGGTTAAGCAATTAAAAGACCGCCGTCACGATGTTTATCGTGTAGAATATAAAAAAGATTAA
- a CDS encoding phospho-sugar mutase, with the protein MSWKERIQRWLDHQALDEETRQSLNILKEDEKSAEDAFYQDLVFGTGGMRGEIGPGTNRMNVYTVRKASQGIADYIKENGELAMSRGMVIAYDSRRMSPEFAEEAARTFAANGIHTYLYSGPRTTPQLSFSVRYLNAFMGIVITASHNPPEYNGYKVYGEDGAQLNLEDADRVIDYVGRVEDELSIENDQFDNSLLVRIDEKMDEAYLSNALTVQEHSASPIQAVFTPLHGASGATVKRLLDKAGYDQITYVTEQMQPDGEFPTVTSPNPEEGSAFELAKEYGEKSGADLLIAVDPDGDRVGIAVWSGSHYELLSGNQTGAILIEYLLSQKQQKGTLPENGRIFKTIVTSEFGRVVAESYGVSSEDVLTGFKFIGEKLKHNDENPEFEFLFGYEESYGYLIRDFARDKDAVQSVLLLVEAAAFYKKQGKNLHDVLIELYNKFGWYRESLVSITKKGIDGAREIAALLENLRKQPIDAIAGIPVVSIEDYETQNRSFVALSTNEKIDLPQSNVIKYFLEDGSWVCVRPSGTEPKVKYYFGITAETQQESDEKMELLKESFVEEVNNR; encoded by the coding sequence ATGTCATGGAAAGAACGCATTCAACGTTGGTTGGATCATCAAGCGCTTGATGAAGAAACGCGCCAATCATTGAATATTTTAAAAGAAGATGAAAAATCAGCCGAAGATGCCTTTTATCAAGACTTAGTTTTTGGTACTGGAGGTATGCGCGGGGAAATCGGGCCCGGCACTAATCGTATGAATGTCTATACGGTCCGAAAAGCTTCGCAAGGAATTGCCGACTACATAAAAGAAAATGGTGAGCTGGCGATGTCTCGCGGTATGGTCATTGCTTATGACAGTCGCCGTATGTCCCCTGAGTTTGCAGAAGAAGCAGCACGGACATTTGCAGCAAACGGGATTCATACGTATTTATACAGTGGACCAAGAACGACACCCCAACTATCGTTTAGTGTTCGCTATTTAAATGCATTTATGGGAATTGTCATTACGGCGAGCCACAACCCACCAGAATACAACGGTTATAAAGTGTACGGAGAAGATGGCGCACAATTAAATCTTGAAGATGCCGATCGTGTAATTGATTATGTTGGTCGTGTTGAAGACGAACTGTCGATTGAAAACGACCAGTTCGACAACTCTTTGCTTGTTCGAATTGATGAAAAAATGGATGAGGCATATCTTAGCAATGCATTAACGGTACAAGAGCATTCCGCAAGTCCAATTCAAGCAGTCTTTACACCACTTCATGGTGCATCAGGTGCGACAGTTAAACGCCTACTCGACAAAGCGGGCTATGATCAAATTACGTATGTCACTGAACAAATGCAACCAGATGGTGAATTCCCGACAGTCACATCTCCGAACCCAGAAGAAGGCTCTGCATTTGAATTAGCAAAAGAATACGGCGAAAAATCAGGAGCTGATTTATTAATTGCTGTTGATCCGGATGGAGACCGCGTTGGAATTGCTGTTTGGAGCGGTAGCCATTATGAGTTGTTAAGTGGTAACCAAACAGGAGCTATTTTAATCGAGTATTTATTAAGTCAAAAACAACAAAAAGGTACGCTTCCAGAAAATGGTCGTATTTTCAAAACAATCGTTACGTCAGAATTTGGTCGCGTTGTCGCAGAATCTTACGGTGTAAGTTCTGAAGATGTTTTAACCGGCTTTAAATTTATTGGAGAAAAATTAAAACATAACGATGAGAATCCGGAATTTGAGTTTTTATTCGGATATGAAGAAAGCTACGGCTATTTGATCCGTGATTTCGCACGAGACAAAGATGCTGTTCAATCGGTGTTGTTGCTTGTTGAAGCTGCCGCTTTTTACAAAAAGCAAGGAAAAAATCTGCATGATGTCTTGATCGAATTGTATAATAAATTCGGATGGTACCGTGAATCGCTCGTGTCCATTACGAAAAAAGGCATCGATGGGGCACGCGAAATTGCTGCCTTGCTTGAGAACTTGCGCAAACAGCCGATAGATGCGATTGCTGGAATTCCAGTTGTTTCAATAGAAGATTATGAAACGCAAAACCGTAGTTTTGTTGCTTTAAGCACTAACGAAAAAATCGACTTGCCTCAATCCAATGTCATCAAGTATTTCTTAGAAGACGGCTCATGGGTCTGTGTACGTCCAAGTGGTACAGAACCAAAAGTAAAGTATTATTTCGGCATCACAGCCGAAACGCAACAAGAAAGCGATGAAAAAATGGAGTTGCTGAAAGAGTCCTTTGTTGAAGAAGTAAATAACCGCTAA